In Salmonella enterica subsp. enterica serovar Typhimurium str. LT2, a single window of DNA contains:
- the dxs gene encoding 1-deoxyxylulose-5-phosphate synthase; flavoprotein (similar to E. coli 1-deoxyxylulose-5-phosphate synthase; flavoprotein (AAC73523.1); Blastp hit to AAC73523.1 (620 aa), 96% identity in aa 1 - 620): MSFDIAKYPTLALVDSTQELRLLPKESLPKLCDELRRYLLDSVSRSSGHFASGLGTVELTVALHYVYNTPFDQLIWDVGHQAYPHKILTGRRDKIGTIRQKGGLHPFPWRGESEYDVLSVGHSSTSISAGIGIAVAAEKEGKDRRTVCVIGDGAITAGMAFEAMNHAGDIRPDMLVILNDNEMSISENVGALNNHLAQLLSGKLYSSLREGGKKVFSGVPPIKELLKRTEEHIKGMVVPGTLFEELGFNYIGPVDGHDVMGLISTLKNMRDLKGPQFLHIMTKKGRGYEPAEKDPITFHAVPKFDPSSGCLPKSSGGLPGYSKIFGDWLCETAAKDSKLMAITPAMREGSGMVEFSRKFPDRYFDVAIAEQHAVTFAAGLAIGGYKPVVAIYSTFLQRAYDQVIHDVAIQKLPVMFAIDRAGIVGADGQTHQGAFDLSYLRCIPDMVIMTPSDENECRQMLFTGYHYNDGPTAVRYPRGNAQGVALTPLEKLPIGKGLVKRHGEKLAILNFGTLMPEAAKVAEALNATLVDMRFVKPLDDTLILEMAAQHDALVTLEENAIMGGAGSGVNEVLMAHRKPVPVLNIGLPDFFIPQGTQEEARAELGLDAAGIEAKIKAWLA, from the coding sequence ATGAGTTTTGATATAGCCAAATACCCTACCCTGGCATTGGTCGACTCCACCCAGGAGTTACGACTGTTACCGAAAGAGAGTCTGCCGAAACTCTGCGACGAGCTACGCCGCTACTTACTCGACAGCGTAAGCCGTTCCAGCGGGCATTTCGCTTCCGGGCTGGGCACGGTAGAACTTACCGTGGCGCTGCATTATGTCTACAACACCCCGTTTGACCAGCTAATCTGGGATGTTGGACACCAGGCTTATCCACATAAAATCCTTACCGGTCGTCGCGACAAAATCGGCACCATTCGCCAGAAAGGCGGTCTGCACCCGTTCCCGTGGCGCGGAGAAAGCGAATACGATGTGCTGAGCGTTGGGCATTCCTCCACCTCCATCAGCGCCGGTATCGGTATTGCCGTGGCGGCGGAGAAAGAAGGCAAAGATCGCCGCACCGTCTGTGTGATTGGCGACGGCGCCATCACCGCCGGTATGGCGTTTGAAGCAATGAATCACGCAGGCGATATCCGGCCCGACATGCTGGTCATTCTGAACGACAATGAAATGTCGATTTCGGAAAACGTCGGCGCGCTCAACAACCATCTGGCGCAGCTACTTTCCGGTAAGCTTTACTCTTCTCTGCGCGAAGGCGGAAAAAAGGTCTTCTCCGGCGTACCGCCAATTAAAGAACTGCTCAAGCGTACCGAAGAACATATTAAAGGCATGGTTGTGCCGGGCACACTGTTCGAAGAGCTGGGCTTTAACTACATCGGGCCGGTCGATGGTCACGATGTCATGGGGCTTATCAGCACATTGAAGAACATGCGCGACCTGAAAGGGCCGCAGTTCCTGCATATCATGACCAAGAAAGGCCGCGGCTATGAGCCCGCGGAAAAAGATCCGATCACTTTCCATGCGGTGCCTAAATTTGATCCCTCCAGCGGATGTTTGCCGAAAAGCAGCGGCGGTCTGCCCGGTTATTCAAAAATCTTCGGTGACTGGCTGTGTGAAACCGCCGCCAAAGACAGCAAGCTGATGGCGATCACCCCGGCAATGCGCGAAGGTTCCGGCATGGTGGAATTTTCACGTAAATTCCCGGATCGCTATTTTGACGTCGCCATCGCCGAGCAGCATGCCGTCACCTTCGCCGCAGGTCTGGCGATTGGCGGCTATAAGCCCGTCGTGGCGATCTACTCTACTTTCCTGCAACGCGCCTACGATCAGGTCATCCATGACGTCGCTATCCAGAAACTGCCGGTCATGTTCGCCATCGATCGCGCCGGTATCGTTGGCGCGGATGGACAAACACACCAGGGCGCGTTCGATCTCTCCTATCTGCGCTGCATCCCGGATATGGTGATCATGACGCCAAGCGACGAAAACGAATGTCGCCAGATGTTATTTACCGGGTATCACTATAACGACGGCCCGACGGCAGTACGTTATCCACGCGGTAATGCGCAGGGCGTGGCGCTAACCCCGCTGGAAAAACTGCCTATTGGTAAAGGCCTTGTGAAGCGTCATGGCGAAAAACTGGCGATTCTGAACTTTGGCACCTTAATGCCTGAGGCGGCGAAAGTCGCCGAAGCGCTGAACGCCACGCTGGTCGACATGCGCTTTGTTAAGCCGCTGGACGACACGTTAATTCTGGAGATGGCCGCGCAGCATGACGCGCTGGTGACGCTGGAAGAAAACGCCATTATGGGCGGCGCTGGCAGCGGCGTAAACGAAGTGCTAATGGCCCATCGTAAACCTGTACCTGTGCTGAATATCGGTCTTCCGGATTTCTTTATCCCGCAAGGAACGCAGGAAGAAGCCCGCGCGGAACTGGGGCTTGACGCCGCAGGCATTGAAGCCAAAATCAAGGCCTGGCTGGCATAA
- the xseB gene encoding exonuclease VII, small subunit (similar to E. coli exonuclease VII, small subunit (AAC73525.1); Blastp hit to AAC73525.1 (80 aa), 90% identity in aa 1 - 80), whose product MPKKNEAPASFETALSELEHIVTRLESGDLPLEDALNEFERGVQLARQGQAKLQQAEQRVQILLSDNEEASPEPFIADNE is encoded by the coding sequence ATGCCGAAGAAAAATGAGGCGCCCGCCAGCTTTGAAACTGCGCTGAGCGAGCTGGAACATATTGTTACCCGCCTGGAAAGCGGCGATTTGCCGCTGGAAGACGCGCTGAATGAATTCGAGCGCGGCGTACAACTGGCGCGTCAGGGGCAGGCAAAACTGCAGCAGGCGGAACAGCGCGTGCAAATTTTGCTGTCTGATAATGAAGAGGCTTCACCTGAGCCTTTTATCGCGGATAATGAGTAA
- the ispA gene encoding geranyltranstransferase (farnesyldiphosphate synthase) (similar to E. coli geranyltranstransferase (farnesyldiphosphate synthase) (AAC73524.1); Blastp hit to AAC73524.1 (299 aa), 90% identity in aa 1 - 299) — translation MDFTQQLQACVTQANQALSRFIAPLPFQNTPVVEAMQYGALLGGKRLRPFLVYATGQMFGVSTATLDAPAAAVECIHAYSLIHDDLPAMDDDDLRRGLPTCHIKFGEANAILAGDALQTLAFAIISDAPMPEVADRDRIAMIAELANASGIAGMCGGQALDLAAEGQRITLDALERIHRHKTGALIRAAVRLGALSAGDKGRNTLPILDRYAESIGLAFQVQDDILDVVGDTATLGKRQGADQQLGKSTYPALLGLEQARNKARDLIEDARQSLHQLAAQSLDTSALEALANYIIQRDK, via the coding sequence ATGGACTTTACGCAGCAGCTACAGGCTTGCGTAACGCAAGCGAATCAGGCGCTGAGCCGTTTTATCGCGCCACTGCCCTTTCAGAACACTCCCGTGGTCGAAGCCATGCAGTATGGCGCATTATTAGGCGGTAAACGCCTGCGGCCATTTCTGGTTTACGCCACCGGTCAAATGTTTGGCGTCAGTACGGCAACGCTGGATGCGCCAGCTGCGGCGGTCGAATGCATTCATGCCTATTCGCTGATCCATGACGACCTGCCAGCAATGGACGATGACGATTTGCGTCGCGGCCTGCCGACTTGCCATATTAAATTTGGCGAAGCCAACGCAATCCTGGCGGGAGACGCGTTGCAGACGCTGGCGTTTGCCATTATCAGCGACGCGCCGATGCCGGAAGTCGCCGATCGCGATCGTATCGCGATGATCGCCGAACTGGCAAACGCCAGCGGTATCGCCGGTATGTGCGGCGGTCAGGCATTGGATCTGGCGGCAGAAGGCCAGCGGATCACTCTGGACGCGCTGGAACGCATTCATCGCCATAAGACCGGCGCGCTCATTCGCGCCGCCGTTAGACTTGGCGCATTGAGCGCGGGCGATAAAGGACGGAATACTCTGCCGATACTTGACCGCTATGCAGAGAGTATCGGCCTTGCCTTCCAGGTTCAGGATGACATTCTGGATGTGGTGGGCGATACTGCAACGTTAGGTAAACGTCAGGGCGCAGACCAGCAGCTTGGCAAAAGTACCTACCCTGCACTTCTGGGTCTTGAGCAAGCCCGGAATAAAGCCCGGGACCTGATAGAGGACGCCCGTCAGTCGTTACATCAGCTGGCCGCGCAATCACTGGACACCTCGGCACTGGAAGCGCTAGCGAACTACATAATCCAGCGTGATAAATAA